One Apis cerana isolate GH-2021 linkage group LG16, AcerK_1.0, whole genome shotgun sequence DNA segment encodes these proteins:
- the LOC108000357 gene encoding uncharacterized protein LOC108000357 isoform X3 produces the protein MSSVQHPNIIHIYEVFENREKMVLVMEYAAGGELYDYLSERKVLTEHEARRIFRQIATAVFYCHKHKICHRDLKLENILLDQIGNAKIADFGLSNVFDEQRLLNTFCGSPLYASPEIVKGTPYHGPEVDCWSLGVLLYTLVYGAMPFDGSNFKRLVKQISQSDYFEPKKPSPASPLIKDMLTVCPGRRADIERICTHWWVNEGYEQNCLDIAEELAAQTPVRLDLLLSLVPQSASAEKLVIGDQQSTGDVPNNVSSETLVPTRCHSVGSLMELDQSSSDRRIRRELLEEEPRTAPIGGDAKRKLETTPSMDETAAADAKRKERSRRKEKRDEPEPRMYKSASRHHSAPIPNSITEEAMEVDPMVTVPISKTVDLNKIESTAACLELIKECSERSPSKERSKTPVVFEEEQPLQDASRQILPEDRIINDRSCDDEYSKNECRGKSMDDGHRDEIMSKPSETMNLAFNQTNISAPSKLEVSNEKVIGNERFDKISSVSQDDAINLEATQREFKKLKEKALSLDSELCNEVQREVPAKTFERRRSKIFETAEKFNQMASSVESEKPKKIFIPGVNVGGAKRVFERKASLSSITTPPPMKHTASKMIIDVPSTTDTKRNENSSDKSKQTRNENEEVEMEGEEKKKEEAKKRAVDIISGAIGKPPMQRRINGSPPVSPSSQEPKKISSKVSSKVGTNDLRSTTESMPNVETNFSFDEKTVDANRGATGSTASEAFDNDEEQEEPKMSSKMEITLKSATLPRPRKTSKAEISMTGSKSSGAESPFAFKSELEAKIDAFQPQKLRTQRSEVAFPVAAAVPQTNRSSSLEPETRPRNIAPKERIIPIQMEADNQQSSQSTSPPSKLPPMPQRSVSQRSGSLSRQSTADSDTDSALGSTVGPEPIRKSPREYIIPIAVEGGGYVTPRSGSVEPETKTGSSSTSTNVPRSRFGRPRRMSSLLSDASEDESPFSSLHRDSEDLLQRHMHRLRSSRPTRQPSEHADSLSSGEDDDDDGFELLTAENLFSTLLSRVRSLTQRLNVDDNRTTGFPSSRLFGRLGSNSSQAFWGLNKPLSSYQTYVETRTVTTRLSESQFRHSLSREGDIFSRKDSVNSSNPGTPNSPGSHVPSRETVFDIGSNTLPRDKVAREGIEAESIRVRKEPQDPLEQSFTPSLARRLSRNLIEQTRRSLTRSPSISREARAQSAERDLVPLNSLDTSDLTDRSVSTISDQTEYKDRSANRRAIRRTNSLLDPSTEREKSRNSARRSVLNLFDDDDVDHCSSLLSTFPRETMVHTLGRWYKETSGSRSNTGKLRKDSFRCYRTEKIQEETADDTFIDRKENNMDTGSVSESTSACDSNANPLDATSSLSTKSEYETSPTESSSNIIDYKSVYKSDPSRNFEDRMLAAENLIKESKLKNLRSADNLSSSYRDTDKCEKRSLISIGEASGSSTVSKRRSCIPSLRLRSGSLTREPCIDRRKSYADSQDVASLVVRALGPEKSLLSKFFKTNGNRLENETNDKEKETEKENQQKSKQRRISRFLRPDFFDTPREESRYAKEKEAQKAAENERRKSRFIRRKNENKAAPQAVGMKTTAATTSREGSVDREKKREKELKNEINLLRRDRGSREKEDPHEEKKSADSSDKNTRNGFLHSLEKKLERLRSNDEQQEEKTIMEKPVATNKEEMGKEISRERSAPPIDHPSSNSDNTAMRANSAEDLSRKKLNQNSSKSKVSSVLGLFKTGDTNKIINGTRSQTAILTKLKKSPPKLVKSDVISNEDATVPLTTSKIPTKLSNTDFKIKNGNAKKNGDAKKMEKLEKTVCSTMSESSKRFSLKERSKQEKTSACKERSASREKEFGGEKLMNQEMETDTREKLNNDEKESVEKKLTSKMKKTNRSSLENGSSMEQSKSEDTDKKTKKLIKKTSETSESNDSNGVKKKKIVRVVKKVTKKSNNDTSADADKNLDEKEKSGKSRVKKKIESKIGTSITKNVIDKTKENSGIEPKDKSGEKISAIGDRTNSGDETMATETKSDQSKGQESQQRANRSNLKLDLSKIPQHSFRNVTPKKDSPKSDAPKNSVDSPKSNEDLSGKLMECLSKVTHHANITGNKIIVDKPLRAKDVAELKKEVTECAKIIESHAESMTVSNTESENPPEGTPIEEEIKEKESKSTDYPNELFSPMDEPESFDSWSVSSAEMSHARPDLHSPTSPSHSLFTRNDKSDNSESIIDRIRRRSFYSRFNDRRRPSLTAPPPGVNLPSCATLPRKFSFSGHREQRDRSRYGIGYTGLATVSKPTLKHTTEKSYGLYTEDGVAIGRNRSLDRGIRYSDAGYVTDLKSPTEHVSVLSSSYDPVRRYLRSPTFDLSTSRSRYHSADFSADADVIYKPSLSGLSNDSGIDNHVYIGLGYSSLPRKYGISEPKTIEYYEELLSPSTTDYLPARRSPISNEYSNKCENGYYNGNLDTFSRQLEQSNVMKRKPSSENAKTLEVSESGASSSPISCDEQSTEQKRSKSECTPEVKCLHSTCTEQMTSCANDHS, from the exons ATGTCGAGTGTACAACATCCAAATATTATTCACATATACGAAG TCTtcgaaaatagagaaaagatGGTGCTGGTGATGGAATACGCGGCCGGTGGCGAGCTCTACGATTATTTAAGTGAGCGTAAAGTATTGACAGAACACGAAGCAAGACGAATATTTCGACAAATAGCCACCGCCGTTTTCTACTgtcataaacataaaatttgccATAGAGATTTGAAACTCGAAAACATTTTGCTAGATCAGATTGGAAATGCAAAAATCGCGGATTTTGGCTTATCAAACGTGTTCGATGAGCAACGATTATTGAACACGTTCTGCGGTAGTCCACTCTATGCCAGTCCCGAAATCGTTAAGGGTACTCCTTATCACGGTCCTGAAGTTGATTGCTGGAGCTTGGGTGTTCTTCTTTATACTTTAGTTTACGGTGCCATGCCCTTTGACGGGTCTAATTTCAAACGACTAGTCAAACAGATCTCACAGTCAGATTATTTCGAGCCTAAGAAACCATCGC ctgcTTCTCCTCTTATCAAAGACATGCTGACTGTTTGTCCTGGCAGGAGAGCAGACATCGAAAGGATTTGTACCCATTGGTGGGTAAATGAAGGATATGAACAGAATTGTCTGGATATTGCTGAAGAGTTGGCGGCTCAGACTCCCGTTCGATTGGATTTGCTACTCTCTCTGGTACCACAGTCGGCAAGTGCAGAGAAATTGGTCATAGGCGATCAACAATCAACCGGGGATGTTCCAAATAACGTGTCTTCCGAAACTCTAGTACCTACCAGATGTCATTCTGTTGGAAGCTTAATGGAATTAGATCAGAGTAGTTCCGATAGGAGGATAAGAAGAGAATTACTCGAAGAGGAGCCGAGAACTGCTCCGATCGGTGGAGATGCCAAGAGAAAATTAGAGACAACGCCGTCTATGGATGAAACAGCTGCCGCTGATGCGAAGAGAAAAGAACGATctcgaagaaaagagaaacgggATGAACCGGAACCTAGAATGTATAAGTCTGCGTCAAG GCACCATTCGGCGCCAATTCCAAATTCGATCACGGAGGAAGCTATGGAGGTAGATCCTATGGTAACTGTTCCTATCAGCAAGACTGTCGacttgaataaaatagaatctaCAGCTGCTTGTTTAGAATTGATTAAAGAATGTAGCGAAAGATCTCCGAGCAAAGAGCGAAGCAAAACACCGGTGGTTTTCGAAGAGGAGCAGCCACTCCAAGATGCGTCACGGCAAATTTTACCAGAAGATCGAATTATTAACGATCGCAGCTGTGACGACGAGTACTCGAAGAATGAATGTCGAGGGAAATCGATGGACGATGGACATCGCGACGAAATTATGTCGAAACCTTCAGAAACGATGAACCTCGCGTTCAATCAGACGAATATATCCGCACCTTCCAAGCTCGAAGTATCGAACGAAAAAGTAATTGGAAATGAgagatttgataaaatatcatcCGTTAGTCAGGACGATGCGATCAATCTTGAGGCAACTCaacgagaatttaaaaaacttaaagaAAAAGCACTCTCTCTTGACTCGGAGCTCTGTAACGAGGTACAGAGAGAAGTTCCTGCGAAGACGTTCGAGAGGAGGCGTTccaaaatattcgaaactgCGGAGAAGTTTAATCAAATGGCATCAAGCGTGGAAAGTGAAAAGCCTAAGAAAATCTTCATACCGGGTGTGAATGTTGGAGGAGCAAAGCGCGTATTCGAGAGAAAAGCTAGCCTCTCTTCGATAACCACGCCTCCACCTATGAAGCACACCGCATCGAAAATGATTATCGACGTTCCGTCTACGACGGAtacgaaaagaaatgaaaattcgagCGACAAGTCGAAGCAAACGCGAAACGAGAATGAGGAAGTGGAGATggagggagaagaaaagaagaaggaggaggccAAGAAACGAGCCGTCGATATAATAAGTGGTGCTATTGGAAAACCACCTATGCAAAGGAGAATAAACGGTTCTCCGCCGGTATCCCCATCGAGTCAGGaaccaaagaaaatttcatcaaaagtaTCGTCGAAGGTTGGAACGAATGATTTGCGTTCAACGACAGAATCTATGCCAAAtgttgaaacgaatttttcgttcgatGAAAAAACGGTGGATGCTAACAGAGGAGCCACA ggTTCCACTGCGTCTGAGGCGTTCGATAACGACGAAGAGCAAGAAGAACCAAAAATGTCCAGCAAGATGGAAATTACTCTGAAAAGCGCGACTTTACCCAGACCGCGAAAGACGAGCAAAGCCGAGATTTCTATGACGGGTTCGAAATCTTCCGGGGCTGAATCTCCCTTCGCATTCAAATCTGAACTCGAGGCCAAGATCGATGCGTTCCAACCGCAAAAACTGCGAACGCAACGATCCGAAGTTGCTTTTCCTGTTGCGGCCGCGGTACCACAAACCAATAGAAGTTCGAGTTTGGAACCCGAAACCAGACCAAGAAACATTGCgccgaaagaaagaataattccgATCCAG ATGGAAGCGGATAATCAACAATCGTCACAATCAACCTCACCACCGTCGAAATTACCGCCGATGCCTCAACGATCAGTTTCACAGCGATCTGGTTCGTTATCTCGTCAATCGACCGCGGACTCGGATACTGACAGCGCTCTCGGATCTACCGTTGGACCTGAGCCAATCCGAAAGAGTCCTCGAGAGTACATTATTCCCATTGCCGTAGAAGGCGGTGGATATGTTACCCCCAGGTCTGGTAGCGTTGAACCTGAAACCAAAACTGGTAGTTCGTCTACCAGCACAAACGTTCCCCGATCAAGGTTTGGCAGACCTCGAAGAATGAGTTCTCTTCTCTCGGATGCCAGTGAGGACGAATCACCGTTCTCCTCGTTACACAG gGACAGCGAAGACCTCTTACAACGACATATGCATCGGTTAAGAAGCTCTCGACCTACGAGACAACCATCAGAACACGCAGACAGTTTATCTTCTGGCGAAGATGACGATGACGAtggatttgaattattaactgccgaaaatttattttccactcTATTGTCCAGAGTGCGAAGCTTGACACAAAGATTGAACGTTGATGACAACCGTACCACCGGTTTTCCAAGTTCCCGATTGTTCGGAAGATTAGGATCTAATTCCTCGCAAGCTTTCTGGGGTCTGAATAAACCATTATCAAG CTACCAGACATATGTCGAAACGAGGACCGTGACTAC GCGACTGTCGGAGTCTCAATTCAGGCATTCGCTCAGTCGGGAAGGTGATATATTCTCGAGAAAAGATTCTGTAAACTCATCAAACCCGGGAACTCCAAATAGTCCAGGATCACACGTTCCTTCGAGGGAAACAGTGTTCGATATCGGCAGTAACACTTTACCAAGAG ATAAAGTAGCACGCGAAGGCATAGAAGCGGAATCGATACGAGTCAGAAAAGAACCGCAAGATCCGTTAGAACAAAGCTTCACGCCAAGTTTGGCTCGACGATTGAGCAGAAACTTGATCGAACAAACCAGACGTTCGTTGACGAGATCGCCATCTATATCGCGCGAAGCGCGAGCTCAATCAGCCGAAAGGGATCTAGTTCCATTGAATTCCTTGGATACGTCCGATCTCACGGACCGATCCGTCTCTACCATTTCCGATCAAACCGAATATAAAGATCGGTCGGCCAATCGTCGAGCCATTAGAAGAACAAATAGTTTGTTGGATCCATCCACTGAAAGAGAGAAATCACGAAACTCGGCTCGTCGATCCGTTCTCAATCTCTTCGATGACGATGATGTCGATCATTGTTCCTCTTTGCTCTCGACATTCCCCAGGGAAACTATGGTTCATACTCTGGGCAGATGGTACAAGGAAACGAGCGGTAGCCGATCTAATACGGGAAAACTTCGAAAGGACAGCTTTCGTTGTTATCGTACAGAAAAGATTCAAGAAGAAACCGCGGATGATACGTTCATAGACAGAAAAGAGAACAATATGGATACCGGTTCGGTGTCAGAGTCCACTTCGGCCTGCGACTCGAACGCAAACCCGTTGGACGCGACATCTAGCTTATCCACTAAGTCGGAATATGAAACGTCACCGACCGAGTCTTCCTCCAATATAATCGACTACAAATCCGTGTATAAGTCGGATCCATCGAGAAACTTCGAGGATAGAATGCTGGCCGcggagaatttaattaaagaatcaaaACTAAAGAATCTGAGGTCGGCCGATAATCTCAGTTCCAGCTATCGAGACACGGACAAATGCGAGAAACGTTCATTGATCTCGATCGGTGAAGCAAGCGGATCTTCGACCGTCTCGAAACGACGAAGCTGTATACCCAGCTTGAGATTGCGATCCGGTTCGTTGACTAGAGAACCGTGCATCGATCGTCGGAAATCGTACGCTGACTCGCAGGATGTTGCGAGTCTTGTCGTGCGTGCTCTTGGCCCAGAAAAATCATTGCTCAGCAAGTTTTTCAAAACGAATGGAAACAGGTTGGAAAACGAGACGAacgacaaagaaaaagaaacggagaAAGAAAACCAGCAAAAGTCGAAGCAACGTCGGATATCGCGATTCCTGCGCCCAGATTTCTTCGATACCCCCAGAGAGGAAAGTCGGTATGCGAAAGAGAAGGAAGCGCAAAAAGCGGCGGAAAACGAGCGTCGCAAGTCTCGATTTATTCGACgtaaaaatgagaataaagCAGCGCCACAAGCGGTAGGAATGAAGACTACGGCTGCAACAACCAGTCGAGAAGGTAGCGtcgatcgagaaaagaaacgggagaaggaattgaaaaatgaGATCAATTTGTTAAGAAGAGATCGAGGATCGCGAGAGAAGGAGGATCCCcacgaggagaaaaaaagtgcGGACTCGTCGGATAAAAATACTCGAAACGGATTTTTACATTCGttggaaaagaaattagaaagacTTCGGTCCAATGATGAGCAACAAGAGGAGAAGACAATAATGGAGAAGCCAGTTGCAACGAACAAGGAAGAAATGGGAAAAGAGATATCTCGGGAACGATCCGCACCCCCTATCGATCATCCGTCTTCAAATTCTGACAACACTGCTATGAGAGCGAACAGTGCCGAGGATCTATctcgaaagaaattgaatcagAACTCCTCTAAAAGCAAAGTCTCTTCCGTCCTCGGTTTGTTTAAAACCGGggatacaaataaaatcataaatggaACTCGATCGCAGACTGCAATTTTAACGAAGTTGAAGAAAAGCCCGCCAAAATTGGTAAAATCTGATGTTATTTCCAATGAGGATGCTACCGTTCCTCTCACTACCAGCAAAATACCAACTAAACTCTCAAATACTGATTTCAAGATAAAGAACGGAAATGCGAAAAAGAACGGAGATgcgaaaaaaatggaaaagttgGAAAAGACAGTTTGCTCCACTATGTCTGAATCTTCAAAGAGATTCTCGTTAAAGGAAAGATCGAAACAAGAGAAAACATCGGCCTGCAAAGAAAGAAGTGCATCCCgtgaaaaagaatttggaggagaaaaattgatgaatcAAGAGATGGAAACTGATACGCGCGAGAAATTGAACAATGATGAGAAAGAATCCGTGGAAAAGAAATTGACaagcaaaatgaaaaaaacgaatCGATCTTCGTTGGAGAATGGTTCGTCTATGGAACAGAGCAAATCCGAAGACACGgacaaaaaaacaaagaaattaattaaaaaaacttctgAAACTTCAGAAAGTAATGATTCTAAtggtgtaaagaaaaaaaaaattgttcgtgTGGTGAAAAAAGTCAcaaagaaatcaaataatgatACTAGTGCCGATGCTGATaaaaatttggacgaaaaggaaaaatctggaaaatcacgagtaaagaaaaagattgagTCGAAAATCGGCACTAGTATCACGAAGAATGTCATCGACAAGACGAAAGAAAATAGTGGAATAGAACCAAAGGACAAAAGCGGTGAAAAAATTTCAGCTATTGGAGATCGAACTAATTCTGGAGACGAAACAATGGCGACAGAAACAAAAAGTGATCAATCAAAAGGACAGGAATCTCAGCAACGAGCAAATAGAAGCAATTTAAAGCTCGATCTATCCAAAATACCCCAACACTCATTCAGGAATGTCACACCAAAAAAGGATTCGCCGAAATCAGATGCGCCAAAAAATTCTGTCGATTCTCCCAAATCAAACGAAGATCTTTCTGGCAAACTGATGGAATGTCTTTCAAAAGTGACGCATCACGCCAACATTACTGGTAATAAGATAATCGTAGATAAACCATTACGCGCGAAAGATGTGGCCGAATTGAAGAAAGAGGTAACTGAATGTGCGAAAATCATCGAGAGCCATGCGGAATCGATGACAGTTAGTAATACGGAATCAGAAAATCCTCCAGAGGGGACACCgattgaagaagaaataaaagagaaagaatcaaAATCGACAGATTATCCGAATGAACTCTTCTCTCCAATGGATGAACCTGAGAGTTTCGATTCGTGGTCGGTCAGCTCGGCAGAAATGAGTCACGCACGGCCCGACTTGCATTCTCCAACCTCGCCTTCGCATTCGCTGTTTACTCGAAACGACAAGTCGGATAATTCAGAGTCGATAATCGACCGAATACGTAGGCGCAGTTTCTATTCACGATTTAACGATAGGCGAAGACCATCATTGACCGCTCCTCCTCCAGGCGTCAATCTGCCAAGCTGTGCCACGCTGCCGAGAAAATTCAGTTTTTCAGGACATCGGGAACAACGAGATCGCAGCAGGTATGGAATAGGATATACAGGATTGGCCACGGTTTCGAAACCCACTCTCAAGCATACGACAGAGAAAAGTTACGGCTTATACACGGAAGATGGCGTTGCGATCGGTCGCAATCGCTCCCTTGATCGAGGTATTCGTTATTCAGATGCTGGCTATGTTACTGATCTTAAATCGCCGACCGAGCACGTGTCcgttctctcctcttcctacGATCCCGTTAGAAGGTATCTCAGATCACCGACTTTCGACCTCTCCACTTCTAGGTCGAGATATCATAGTGCCGATTTCTCTGCGGATGCAGACGTAATCTACAAACCTTCTCTTTCCGGTTTATCAAATGATTCTGGAATTGACAATCATGTTTACATCGGCCTTGGTTATTCCTCCCTTCCGAGAAAATATGGAATCTCAGAACCAAAAACTATCGAATATTACGAGGAACTTCTATCTCCAAGTACGACGGATTATTTGCCGGCTAGAAGATCACCAATATCCAACGAATATTCTAATAAGTGCGAGAACGGATATTACAATGGAAATTTGGACACATTTAGTCGTCAACTTGAACAATCGAAtgttatgaaaagaaaacCTAGTTCAGAGAATGCAAAAACATTAGAGGTTTCAGAAAGTGGCGCTTCGAGTTCTCCCATCTCCTGTGATGAACAGTCAACGGAACAAAAAag aagtAAAAGCGAATGCACGCCCGAAGTGAAATGTCTCCATTCAACATGTACAGAACAAATGACAAGTTGCGCCAACGATCACAGTTAA